A single window of Chlamydia ibidis 10-1398/6 DNA harbors:
- the sucB gene encoding dihydrolipoyllysine-residue succinyltransferase translates to MITEVRIPNIAESISEVTISSLLVPSEGTVQENQGILEIESDKVNQLIYAPIGGRIVWEVSEGDTVPVGHIVGKIYDTNVEGSETLSVVEKEEMPNICTDAEIISFPGNLPGHTPPNTGKTFVPLKDKLSAIPSIEGRNEVREKMSSIRKTISRRLVSALHESAMLTTFNEIHMTPLINLRKEKQNEFSQRHGVKLGFMSFFVKAVVAALKEYPRVNAYIDGSDIVYREYYDICIAVGTERGLVVPVIRNCNTLSSGDIEKQLTDLASRAREGAITIPELEGGSFTITNGGVYGSLLSTPIINPPQVGILGMHKIEKRPVVVDNSIIAADMMYVAFSYDHRIIDGKEAVGFLVKIKDMIEQPGSLLDI, encoded by the coding sequence ATGATTACGGAAGTTCGCATCCCGAATATCGCAGAATCTATTAGTGAGGTGACAATATCTTCTTTATTGGTGCCTTCTGAAGGAACTGTTCAGGAGAATCAAGGAATATTAGAAATAGAAAGTGATAAAGTCAATCAGTTGATTTATGCCCCGATTGGGGGTAGGATCGTTTGGGAGGTTTCTGAAGGAGACACGGTCCCTGTTGGTCATATTGTAGGCAAAATCTACGATACTAATGTAGAAGGTTCTGAAACTCTGTCAGTTGTAGAAAAGGAGGAAATGCCGAATATATGTACTGACGCTGAAATCATCTCATTCCCAGGCAATCTTCCCGGGCATACACCTCCTAATACTGGTAAAACTTTTGTTCCTTTAAAGGATAAGTTATCCGCAATACCTTCTATAGAAGGACGAAATGAAGTTAGAGAAAAAATGTCTTCTATACGTAAGACGATTTCTCGCAGGTTAGTTTCTGCTCTTCATGAATCTGCAATGCTCACCACCTTCAACGAGATTCATATGACTCCTTTAATTAATCTGAGAAAGGAGAAACAAAATGAATTTTCTCAGCGTCATGGTGTCAAGCTTGGATTTATGTCATTTTTTGTAAAAGCCGTTGTTGCTGCGCTTAAGGAATATCCACGAGTTAATGCATATATCGATGGTAGTGACATTGTTTATCGTGAGTACTATGACATTTGTATTGCCGTGGGCACTGAACGTGGCTTAGTAGTCCCTGTTATTAGGAATTGTAATACTCTTTCCAGTGGGGATATAGAAAAACAGCTAACAGATTTAGCTAGTCGTGCCAGAGAAGGAGCTATTACAATTCCAGAATTAGAAGGGGGGAGTTTTACAATTACTAATGGAGGAGTATACGGCTCATTGTTATCTACGCCTATTATTAATCCACCTCAAGTGGGGATTTTGGGAATGCACAAAATAGAAAAACGACCTGTCGTCGTTGATAACTCGATCATAGCCGCAGACATGATGTACGTCGCTTTTAGTTATGACCATCGTATTATTGATGGTAAGGAGGCAGTAGGTTTCTTGGTCAAAATCAAAGACATGATCGAGCAGCCTGGCAGCTTGCTTGATATCTAA
- a CDS encoding 2Fe-2S iron-sulfur cluster-binding protein: protein MAKLVISSEDELQEFDLKDGESIAESCESAGVPFACTEGVCGTCVVEVLEGKENLSEFSDEERDFLGDPEDSNERLACQCCIKGGCVKITF from the coding sequence ATGGCCAAACTAGTTATTTCATCCGAAGACGAGTTACAAGAGTTTGATTTAAAAGATGGCGAGAGTATCGCGGAGTCTTGTGAGTCAGCTGGAGTTCCTTTTGCTTGTACAGAGGGTGTTTGTGGGACTTGTGTGGTTGAGGTTCTTGAAGGCAAAGAAAATCTTTCTGAGTTCTCGGATGAGGAGAGAGATTTTCTGGGTGACCCAGAGGATTCGAATGAGCGTTTGGCTTGTCAGTGCTGCATCAAAGGTGGCTGCGTAAAAATTACCTTCTAA
- the pgeF gene encoding peptidoglycan editing factor PgeF, producing MSTTILHKLTFPELEEFPFLVHGLFPKQVDAFGVDHPPTNEQVRIAMGGKKFCDLQQVHGTSLKHISITTASGCPSDGLYTEIPDISLHIRHSDCQPAIFYDPEKHIVANVHCGWRGLVGNIYAVTVATLKKVYDSKPRDLTVVIGPSIGPDYAIYPDYQTLFPPSFFQFMPKKNHIDFRAIARKQLLDLGIQKNKLTISDRCTYTEHDIFFSSRYRNHNRDPIITGNTKKKKNNVTAVLLLPRD from the coding sequence ATGTCTACAACTATCTTACATAAACTGACTTTCCCAGAACTTGAAGAATTCCCCTTTCTTGTCCACGGCCTTTTTCCTAAACAAGTAGACGCCTTCGGGGTAGATCATCCTCCAACTAACGAACAAGTACGTATAGCAATGGGCGGGAAAAAATTTTGCGATTTACAGCAAGTTCATGGCACAAGTTTAAAGCATATCTCTATCACAACGGCTTCAGGATGTCCTTCTGATGGTTTGTACACTGAAATTCCTGATATTTCTTTGCATATTCGCCATTCTGACTGCCAACCAGCTATCTTTTATGATCCCGAGAAACATATTGTAGCTAATGTCCATTGTGGGTGGCGCGGATTGGTGGGGAACATTTACGCTGTTACCGTTGCCACTCTGAAAAAAGTATACGATTCAAAACCTAGAGACCTTACTGTTGTAATCGGTCCTTCTATAGGCCCTGACTATGCTATTTATCCTGATTACCAAACACTCTTTCCACCAAGTTTTTTCCAATTCATGCCCAAAAAAAACCATATAGATTTTCGAGCTATTGCTCGCAAGCAGCTATTGGATTTGGGGATCCAGAAAAATAAACTCACCATTTCTGATCGTTGCACTTATACTGAGCATGACATTTTCTTCTCTTCTAGATACCGCAACCATAATAGAGATCCAATCATTACTGGAAACACAAAGAAAAAGAAGAACAACGTCACAGCTGTTCTCCTTTTACCTAGGGATTAG
- the hemW gene encoding radical SAM family heme chaperone HemW, whose translation MNGRSPLALYIHIPFCTKKCRYCSFYTIPYTSSSLALYCDAILEEGKQKLASLKDEYFIDTLFFGGGTPSLLPPHYIQDLITTLAPEAREITLESNPEDLTTDYIRELSHTSVNRISIGIQTFDDPLLKLLGRIHSSSRSIEAVQSCYYHGFHNISLDLIYGLPNQSLENFLSDIYRALSLPISHISLYNLTVDPHTSFYKHRKIVLPSIADDNILANMSLSAEDILESHGFSRYELASYAKPLCMSQHNLYYWTDLPFLGLGVSASQYLHGIRSKNLSKISHYLRAIRKNLRPIEFVESLPPQEKIKEALALRLRLTQGAYLKDFPNNLTSSLLSSQKLQGLIDHNEVSIFLTKQGRLFHDTIAEEIMSFSF comes from the coding sequence ATGAATGGTAGGTCTCCACTAGCTCTTTACATTCATATTCCCTTTTGCACGAAAAAGTGTCGCTACTGTAGCTTCTATACAATTCCTTATACCTCAAGTTCTTTGGCATTATACTGCGATGCTATCCTTGAGGAAGGAAAACAGAAGCTTGCTTCTCTCAAAGACGAATATTTCATTGATACTTTATTTTTTGGCGGAGGGACTCCCTCATTACTTCCTCCTCATTATATTCAAGATCTCATTACAACCCTCGCTCCCGAAGCTAGAGAAATCACATTGGAATCTAATCCGGAAGATCTTACCACGGATTATATTCGAGAACTTTCGCATACCTCTGTAAATAGAATTAGCATAGGTATACAAACTTTTGATGATCCTCTTCTTAAACTTTTAGGTAGGATCCACTCTTCTTCTCGCTCAATAGAAGCCGTTCAAAGTTGTTACTATCACGGATTTCATAATATTTCCCTAGATTTAATCTACGGCTTACCTAACCAATCTCTAGAAAATTTTTTGTCTGACATTTATAGAGCTTTATCTCTTCCTATTTCACATATTTCTCTTTATAATCTTACAGTAGATCCTCATACCTCCTTCTATAAGCATAGGAAAATCGTTCTTCCCTCAATAGCCGATGATAATATCTTAGCTAATATGAGCCTGTCGGCAGAAGATATATTAGAATCTCATGGATTCTCCAGATATGAGCTAGCCTCCTATGCCAAACCCCTATGTATGTCACAACATAACCTTTATTATTGGACAGATCTTCCCTTCCTAGGCTTAGGGGTATCGGCATCGCAATATCTTCATGGAATACGATCTAAAAATCTCTCTAAGATTTCCCACTATCTACGAGCAATTCGTAAAAATCTACGCCCTATAGAATTCGTAGAATCACTCCCACCTCAAGAAAAAATAAAAGAAGCCCTAGCCCTAAGATTACGTCTTACTCAAGGAGCTTATTTGAAGGATTTCCCTAATAATCTGACAAGTTCTCTCCTCTCGTCACAAAAACTTCAAGGCCTTATTGATCACAATGAGGTTTCTATTTTCCTAACTAAGCAGGGTCGGTTATTTCACGACACCATTGCAGAAGAAATCATGTCTTTTTCTTTTTAA
- a CDS encoding FHIPEP family type III secretion protein: MICNRIGEVSGGSSWRNGFVASKHQHMWRATLLPLGFLSFLLIPVPSVLLDIGLCANFTLSLTLVFWVFSLKNTYAAKLFPSLFLYLCLFRVGLNLASTRWIISSGWASPMIFSMGKFFSLGNLSAGLAACSLLLLVNFIVIAKGAERVAEVRARFILEAMPGKQMALDADLASGRISKFEGDIKKKDLFEESDFFSSMEGVFRFVKGDSIVSCFLLVVNSIGVFFLPQGSELACQDFWSSVIGDALVSQIPALLSSCAAATLISKVGREESLIEHLWEFYQEIRNYFLIVASCLCPLLLVPGISKGPLFVFITSLVIGHRRPKLTNDQFPLFKEEREICWLAPRYYQLEQLQNLYATAQKTIFNELAISLPDASILRGTKEFLVLRLGKEDFIINEFSISYVLSLLRSFVCEYIDGNLIRELLGEAQKNFSIVIDDVIPKKISENSLVFLIRSLVKERISLRLFPKILEAISLYGVPGEDHDALSKKIRKYLGKSIGKNLWNQEETLQVITIDGHVEKMIGSSYTKSNPVMCDKMIREVKEILQNTSYEDFRAIVTGCELRSEVRKIIEPHFPDLLVLSHNELPEEIPVTLLGSVSDDVLIV, translated from the coding sequence ATGATTTGTAACCGTATTGGTGAAGTGTCGGGTGGCTCTTCATGGAGGAATGGCTTCGTGGCAAGCAAACATCAGCATATGTGGAGAGCAACCCTACTTCCTTTAGGGTTTCTTTCATTTTTACTAATTCCAGTTCCTTCTGTGTTGTTAGACATAGGATTATGTGCCAATTTTACTTTATCTCTTACGCTTGTTTTCTGGGTGTTTTCTTTGAAAAACACATATGCAGCAAAATTATTTCCTTCTTTATTCCTATATCTTTGTCTTTTCCGTGTGGGTCTAAATTTAGCCTCTACTCGTTGGATAATTTCCTCTGGTTGGGCATCTCCTATGATTTTTTCTATGGGAAAATTTTTCTCTCTAGGTAACTTAAGTGCAGGATTGGCAGCTTGTAGTTTGCTGTTGCTTGTCAATTTTATTGTCATTGCTAAAGGAGCAGAACGTGTTGCAGAAGTTAGGGCCCGTTTTATTTTGGAGGCAATGCCAGGAAAACAAATGGCATTGGATGCAGATTTAGCATCAGGAAGAATTTCTAAATTTGAGGGAGATATAAAGAAAAAAGATTTGTTTGAAGAAAGTGATTTTTTCTCTTCTATGGAAGGCGTCTTTCGTTTTGTGAAAGGCGATAGCATAGTCAGCTGCTTTTTGTTAGTAGTTAATTCTATAGGCGTGTTTTTCTTGCCCCAAGGCAGTGAGTTAGCTTGTCAAGATTTTTGGAGTAGTGTAATAGGAGATGCTTTAGTAAGCCAAATTCCAGCTCTACTTAGTTCTTGTGCAGCTGCAACATTGATATCTAAAGTAGGCCGTGAGGAAAGCCTTATTGAACATTTATGGGAGTTTTATCAAGAAATACGAAATTACTTTCTTATTGTTGCGTCGTGTTTGTGCCCTCTACTTCTTGTCCCAGGGATTTCTAAAGGCCCTCTATTTGTGTTTATAACCTCTCTTGTTATAGGACATAGACGTCCTAAGCTCACTAATGATCAGTTCCCATTGTTCAAGGAAGAGAGAGAAATTTGTTGGTTGGCACCCCGATATTACCAATTGGAGCAGCTGCAGAATCTCTATGCTACTGCACAAAAGACGATATTTAACGAGTTAGCTATTAGTTTGCCTGATGCGAGTATTCTGCGGGGTACGAAAGAGTTTTTAGTATTAAGATTAGGTAAGGAGGATTTTATCATTAATGAGTTCTCTATCAGTTATGTGCTGTCACTTCTCAGGAGTTTCGTTTGTGAGTATATAGACGGCAACTTAATCCGAGAACTTTTGGGAGAAGCGCAGAAAAACTTTTCTATTGTCATAGATGATGTGATTCCTAAAAAGATCTCAGAAAATTCTTTGGTATTTCTGATTAGGTCTCTGGTAAAGGAAAGAATATCGTTACGATTATTCCCAAAAATCTTAGAGGCTATTTCTTTATACGGAGTTCCCGGTGAGGATCATGATGCTTTGTCTAAAAAAATTAGGAAGTATCTTGGCAAGTCTATAGGTAAGAATCTCTGGAATCAAGAGGAAACGCTTCAAGTCATCACAATAGATGGGCATGTTGAGAAAATGATAGGGAGCTCTTATACAAAATCTAACCCCGTTATGTGTGATAAAATGATCAGAGAGGTGAAAGAGATCTTACAAAACACCAGTTATGAAGATTTTCGAGCAATTGTAACAGGATGTGAGCTACGTTCCGAAGTTAGGAAAATAATTGAACCCCACTTTCCTGATCTTTTAGTTTTATCTCACAATGAGCTTCCAGAAGAAATTCCTGTGACACTTCTAGGATCAGTCTCGGATGATGTTTTAATAGTTTGA
- a CDS encoding 2-oxoglutarate dehydrogenase E1 component: MNSEFAGQVHSSDMDWIESMFQRFLNHEALDPSWKYFFEGYQLGQEGADTSSSNHGEAKEELQKRKAQFLRMIYRNYGYLQSQISPLSSSQESSFIQEKIRNIDLNEEVPSLGLLPKSKVSVRDLIQKLKEQYCQNIAVETLTCPPDLQDYVWELMETQYDILTSQDLINAYKGVCKATFFEEFLQVKFTGQKRFSLEGAESLVPMLNYMVDYGKHQKIHNYILGMAHRGRLNVLTNVLKKPYSHIFMEFEDDPIKRGVDHVGDVKYHKGYVYREHKDNDEQYMVVMLPNPSHLEAVDPVIEGVVAALQQDGKSGEEKSSLAILVHGDAAFSGQGIVYETLQLSRIPGYSTEGTLHIVVNNQIGFTAHPRESRSTPYCTDIAKMLGIPVFRVNSEDVSACLRAINYAVQVRQRFGCDVIIDLCCYRKYGHNESDDPSVTAPILYKEIKEKTTVREIFKSYLLKKSSREISEQNLEQIENSVYETLNREFYSLKEDILLPKGDCRHCDRMDLGELLMHEIDVSLDQSTVFHITSKLCGVPDNFTLHPKVKSLLDKRMKMAHGEIGYDWAMAEELAFASLLIEQFSLRLSGQDSIRGTFSQRHLLWSDIKTGDTYSPLYHLAPDQGAVGLYNSPLSEYAVLGFEYGYAQQAKNALVIWEAQFGDFSNGGQIIFDQYISSAIQKWDLHSDLVILLPHGYEGQGPEHSSGRIERYLQLAANWNFQVAIPSTPVQYFRLLREHARRDLSLPLIVFTPKMLLRLPECTSNISEFSIPGGFRPVLEDSEPNYDATTLVLCCGKVYYDYQNALKKESIKAQFACLRIENLYPLYLEDILTLIGKYPKVKQYVWLQEEPRNMGAFDYIFMATQDIFPKKLHCVSRPRSSSTATGSARLSQKELLILMETLFSLGNV, from the coding sequence ATGAATTCTGAGTTTGCTGGACAAGTCCATTCTTCTGATATGGATTGGATTGAGTCTATGTTTCAGAGGTTTCTGAATCACGAAGCTTTAGATCCTTCATGGAAATATTTTTTTGAAGGGTATCAATTAGGCCAAGAAGGAGCAGATACTTCATCTTCTAATCACGGAGAGGCTAAAGAAGAACTGCAGAAAAGGAAAGCTCAGTTTCTACGCATGATATATCGCAATTATGGGTATCTACAGAGCCAAATCTCTCCGCTTTCTTCGTCACAGGAATCCTCATTTATACAAGAAAAAATCCGCAATATCGATTTGAATGAAGAAGTTCCTTCCCTAGGATTATTGCCTAAATCTAAGGTGTCAGTACGGGATTTAATACAAAAATTAAAAGAGCAGTACTGTCAAAATATAGCAGTAGAAACTCTAACGTGTCCTCCGGATTTACAAGATTATGTCTGGGAGCTCATGGAAACCCAATACGATATTCTTACTTCGCAAGATCTAATAAATGCTTATAAGGGAGTATGCAAAGCAACATTCTTTGAAGAGTTTCTTCAAGTTAAATTTACAGGACAAAAGCGGTTTTCTTTAGAAGGCGCTGAGTCTTTAGTTCCTATGTTAAACTATATGGTTGACTATGGGAAACATCAGAAGATTCATAATTACATTTTAGGTATGGCACATCGGGGAAGACTCAATGTTCTTACTAACGTTTTAAAGAAGCCCTATAGCCATATTTTCATGGAGTTTGAAGATGATCCTATAAAACGTGGGGTAGACCATGTCGGCGATGTGAAATATCATAAAGGTTACGTTTACAGGGAACATAAGGATAATGATGAGCAGTACATGGTAGTTATGCTACCAAATCCTAGTCATCTTGAAGCTGTGGATCCTGTGATTGAAGGAGTAGTTGCCGCTCTGCAGCAGGATGGCAAATCTGGAGAGGAGAAATCTTCCCTGGCTATCTTAGTCCACGGAGATGCAGCATTTTCTGGGCAAGGTATTGTGTATGAAACATTACAACTAAGTCGAATACCTGGATATTCAACCGAAGGTACTCTACATATTGTCGTGAATAACCAAATTGGTTTTACAGCTCATCCTAGGGAGTCACGATCCACACCATACTGCACAGATATCGCAAAGATGTTAGGGATACCTGTATTTCGTGTGAATAGTGAGGACGTATCGGCTTGCTTGCGTGCTATTAATTATGCTGTACAGGTGCGTCAGAGATTTGGATGTGATGTAATTATTGATTTATGCTGTTACAGGAAATACGGACATAATGAAAGTGACGATCCTTCAGTTACGGCTCCTATTTTGTACAAGGAGATCAAAGAAAAGACTACGGTCAGAGAAATATTTAAAAGCTATCTTTTAAAAAAATCTTCTCGTGAAATTTCTGAACAGAATCTCGAACAGATTGAAAATAGTGTTTACGAAACGCTAAATCGGGAGTTTTACTCTCTAAAAGAGGATATCCTTTTACCTAAAGGTGATTGCCGTCATTGTGATCGTATGGATCTTGGTGAGCTCCTTATGCACGAGATAGATGTTTCTTTAGATCAGTCTACGGTGTTTCATATTACATCCAAGTTGTGTGGAGTTCCAGATAACTTCACCCTTCATCCTAAGGTTAAATCCCTTTTGGATAAGAGAATGAAAATGGCACATGGCGAAATAGGTTATGATTGGGCCATGGCAGAAGAACTTGCTTTTGCCTCTTTGCTAATTGAGCAATTTTCTTTGAGACTGTCGGGTCAGGATTCTATTCGTGGAACTTTTAGCCAGAGACATTTACTGTGGAGTGACATAAAAACAGGAGATACATATTCGCCTCTTTATCATCTAGCTCCGGATCAAGGAGCTGTGGGATTGTATAATTCTCCGTTATCTGAATATGCTGTTTTAGGATTTGAGTACGGGTATGCTCAGCAAGCTAAAAATGCATTAGTAATTTGGGAAGCTCAGTTTGGAGACTTTTCGAATGGTGGACAAATCATTTTTGATCAATATATTTCATCAGCAATACAGAAATGGGATTTACATTCTGATTTGGTAATTTTATTACCTCATGGATATGAAGGTCAAGGTCCAGAACATTCCTCCGGTCGTATTGAAAGATATTTACAACTAGCTGCCAACTGGAACTTCCAAGTTGCTATTCCTTCAACTCCTGTGCAGTATTTTCGTCTGCTTAGGGAACATGCTAGACGTGATCTTTCCTTACCTTTAATTGTATTTACTCCCAAAATGTTATTACGGCTTCCCGAATGTACCAGTAATATTAGTGAGTTTTCAATTCCTGGTGGGTTTCGACCTGTCCTTGAAGATAGTGAGCCAAACTATGATGCTACCACCCTAGTTCTATGTTGTGGCAAGGTATATTATGATTACCAAAATGCTTTAAAGAAGGAATCTATTAAAGCACAATTTGCCTGCTTACGTATTGAAAACTTATATCCTCTATATCTTGAAGATATTCTGACGTTGATTGGTAAATATCCTAAGGTGAAACAATATGTATGGCTGCAAGAAGAACCTAGAAATATGGGTGCTTTCGATTACATATTTATGGCGACACAGGATATCTTTCCAAAGAAACTTCATTGTGTTAGCCGACCTAGAAGTAGTTCAACAGCTACGGGATCTGCACGTCTAAGTCAAAAAGAATTATTAATATTAATGGAAACTCTGTTTTCTTTAGGTAATGTATGA
- a CDS encoding 4-hydroxy-3-methylbut-2-en-1-yl diphosphate synthase, with amino-acid sequence MGSPYVVNQLLRRNTHSVRIGNLYVGSEHTIKIQSMTTTPTADVEATTQQICSLAECGCDIVRVTVQGIKEAQACEHIKERLLSIGVDIPIIADIHFFPQAAMHVTDFVDKVRINPGNFVDKRNMFIGKTFSEEQYVSSLARIEDKFSPLVEKCKRLGKAMRIGVNHGSLSERIMQRYGDTIEGMVASALEYIEICEKLDYHDVIFSMKSSNPKVMVAAYRQLARDLDARGWHYPLHLGVTEAGLGIDGMIKSSVGIGTLLTEGLGDTIRCSLTGCPTQEIPVCKQLLKHISTYQSLSKQENPFAIEDSEDFVRSPTKLTKDTPWGRVYGVFIKLIEKHLDNVSEDSLLQSLGINTTSGAKDFTAPDGVVVPKSLLNTPIVNALSKYFLVFHHHEMPCLYDYNEDIWNSEEVSKATFVHCHATPPFIHSTRYFFQKKKNPEQPIKLVFSNHSHDIEEAIISTSIDFGALLLDGLGDAVVLDLPNIPLHIVREIAFGTLQSASVRLVKTEFISCPGCGRTLFDLPTVTKRIQEKTKHLSGLKIAVMGCIVNGPGEMADADFGFVGSKSGMIDLYVKHTCVKAHIPMDDAEDELIRLLQDYGVWKDPE; translated from the coding sequence ATGGGATCACCCTATGTTGTAAATCAGTTACTCAGACGTAATACCCATTCCGTGAGAATTGGGAATCTTTATGTAGGTAGTGAGCACACTATTAAGATACAATCTATGACAACGACTCCCACTGCAGATGTTGAAGCAACTACGCAACAAATCTGCTCTCTAGCAGAATGTGGTTGTGATATTGTGCGCGTCACTGTTCAAGGTATCAAAGAAGCTCAAGCATGTGAACATATCAAAGAACGTTTACTGAGTATAGGTGTAGATATTCCTATCATTGCCGACATTCATTTCTTTCCCCAGGCAGCTATGCATGTTACTGATTTCGTAGACAAGGTGCGCATTAACCCTGGTAACTTCGTCGATAAGCGCAACATGTTCATAGGAAAAACATTTTCAGAAGAGCAATATGTATCTAGCTTAGCTCGTATAGAAGATAAGTTTTCTCCCCTAGTAGAAAAATGTAAACGCCTAGGTAAAGCTATGCGTATAGGCGTAAACCATGGTTCCCTTTCCGAACGTATTATGCAACGCTATGGTGATACAATCGAGGGGATGGTAGCATCGGCATTAGAATATATAGAAATATGTGAGAAATTAGATTATCATGACGTTATTTTCTCCATGAAATCTAGTAATCCCAAAGTTATGGTTGCTGCTTACCGCCAATTAGCCAGAGATTTGGATGCTCGGGGTTGGCACTATCCTTTGCATTTGGGAGTGACAGAAGCAGGTTTGGGAATAGATGGCATGATTAAATCATCTGTAGGGATTGGCACTCTGCTCACCGAAGGATTAGGAGATACTATCCGCTGTTCCCTGACTGGCTGTCCTACACAAGAAATTCCGGTGTGCAAACAACTGCTCAAGCACATATCTACATACCAATCACTTTCCAAACAAGAGAACCCTTTTGCTATAGAAGATTCAGAAGATTTTGTTCGATCACCCACCAAGCTAACAAAAGATACGCCTTGGGGAAGAGTATACGGGGTTTTCATCAAGTTAATCGAAAAGCATCTTGATAATGTGTCTGAAGACAGTCTTCTACAATCTCTAGGAATTAACACGACTTCAGGAGCCAAAGATTTTACAGCTCCCGATGGAGTAGTGGTCCCTAAATCATTATTAAATACTCCAATAGTGAATGCTTTAAGTAAGTATTTTCTTGTGTTCCACCATCACGAAATGCCTTGTCTATATGACTATAATGAAGACATTTGGAATTCAGAAGAAGTAAGCAAAGCAACTTTCGTACATTGTCACGCCACCCCTCCTTTTATTCACTCAACACGCTATTTTTTTCAGAAGAAAAAAAATCCTGAACAACCCATAAAATTAGTATTTTCTAATCATTCCCACGATATTGAGGAAGCCATAATATCCACATCAATAGATTTTGGAGCTCTCTTGTTAGATGGTCTAGGGGATGCTGTTGTTTTAGATCTCCCTAATATTCCTCTTCACATTGTACGTGAAATTGCTTTCGGCACCCTACAAAGCGCTAGCGTGAGACTTGTTAAAACAGAATTCATTTCTTGCCCTGGTTGTGGACGCACATTATTCGATCTCCCCACAGTGACAAAACGCATTCAAGAAAAAACAAAACATCTTTCTGGTTTAAAGATTGCCGTTATGGGTTGTATTGTTAATGGTCCAGGAGAGATGGCTGACGCTGACTTTGGATTTGTAGGATCAAAATCAGGAATGATAGACCTCTATGTGAAACATACTTGTGTTAAAGCGCATATTCCTATGGATGATGCAGAGGACGAATTGATTCGACTTTTACAAGATTATGGCGTATGGAAAGACCCGGAATAA
- a CDS encoding macro domain-containing protein, with protein MSSKSNPPLINSRESAVFLPKTQSLPSNKVNASVSAKRITLGVIATLGYLVAAGSCIAAITMGMPLLFIATAVASIIGLACLISMACLKKRNSLPATTTEKMSSLPILPPAHTSPEFSPENIASQLPSKKETKSQTQTSLDVEQPATKSSRPISSPGVSISFINTDAEGFSDYNSTLRSHWLSLLSPSEALPEAHLAQKDPNAPASFWHLPNTKTLLISTTGDIASLRFASQCRNAMIVNAANAEMSSGKSGTNLALSKAVNFQSWKNSRGGKDKLEIAECTSGLWIPAKPPKTTKGKIPPANKPHVYVPGEPKFLAQLLGPTAEQLGSDCNQCYRLVKQAYRNCLEEGKKNGSELIQLPLLSASIFAPDIHEKDAQGRNKRELWINGIRSALVDALQEFAQKNPLYPLVVIVTNIGSLPL; from the coding sequence ATGAGCAGTAAATCAAACCCACCCCTTATAAACTCTAGGGAATCTGCTGTTTTTTTACCAAAAACACAGAGCTTACCCTCTAATAAAGTAAACGCCTCAGTATCTGCAAAGCGGATTACATTAGGGGTTATTGCTACTTTAGGTTATTTGGTAGCCGCAGGCTCCTGTATAGCCGCTATAACTATGGGTATGCCATTGTTATTTATAGCTACCGCAGTAGCGTCGATTATAGGCCTTGCCTGTTTAATTTCTATGGCATGTTTAAAGAAACGCAATTCTCTTCCAGCTACTACAACGGAGAAAATGAGTTCTCTACCTATCCTTCCTCCAGCACACACATCTCCAGAATTTTCTCCTGAAAATATTGCATCTCAACTTCCCTCTAAAAAGGAGACTAAAAGTCAAACACAGACCTCTCTTGATGTAGAACAACCTGCAACCAAATCTTCTCGCCCAATCTCCTCCCCTGGAGTCTCTATATCTTTTATAAATACGGACGCAGAAGGATTTTCAGATTACAACTCGACACTACGATCACATTGGCTATCATTATTGTCTCCTTCCGAAGCTCTCCCTGAAGCACATTTAGCTCAAAAAGATCCTAATGCACCAGCTTCATTTTGGCATCTTCCTAATACTAAGACGCTTTTGATTTCCACCACTGGAGATATTGCCTCCTTACGTTTCGCTAGCCAATGTAGAAACGCGATGATTGTGAATGCAGCTAATGCAGAGATGAGTTCCGGCAAAAGTGGAACTAATTTAGCTTTGTCTAAAGCAGTGAATTTTCAATCATGGAAAAATTCTCGTGGAGGGAAAGATAAACTTGAAATAGCAGAGTGCACATCTGGATTATGGATCCCTGCAAAACCACCTAAAACAACAAAAGGAAAAATCCCTCCTGCGAATAAACCACACGTTTATGTTCCTGGAGAACCTAAATTTCTTGCCCAATTGCTAGGCCCAACTGCTGAACAACTAGGGTCAGATTGTAATCAATGCTATCGTTTGGTAAAACAGGCTTATCGTAACTGCCTAGAAGAAGGAAAGAAAAATGGCTCCGAACTCATTCAGCTACCGTTACTTTCTGCTAGCATTTTTGCTCCTGACATCCACGAAAAAGATGCCCAAGGACGTAATAAGCGTGAGTTATGGATTAATGGAATAAGATCCGCCCTTGTTGATGCTCTACAAGAATTTGCACAAAAGAACCCTCTATATCCTCTTGTTGTTATTGTTACAAACATAGGTAGCCTACCTCTATAA